In Hippoglossus stenolepis isolate QCI-W04-F060 chromosome 20, HSTE1.2, whole genome shotgun sequence, the following are encoded in one genomic region:
- the LOC118099767 gene encoding akirin-2 — MACGATLKRSLDFDPLMNPASPKRRRCAGGMSPVSSPQKYLRMEPSPFGEVSSRLTTEQILHNIKQEYKRLQKRRHLDSAFQQQADGCCPLDAQNIHSGSALPGTSSGASSPTRKEQPLFSLRQVGMICERLLKEREDKVREEFDELLTTKLAEQYDAFVKFTHDQLMRRFGEQPASYVS; from the exons ATGGCGTGCGGAGCGACGCTGAAAAGGAGCCTGGACTTCGACCCGCTCATGAACCCGGCTTCCCCGAAGAGGAGGCGATGCGCCGGGGGCATGTCTCCGGTGTCCTCGCCGCAGAAGTACCTCCGGATGGAGCCCTCGCCGTTCGGGGAGGTGTCGTCCAGACTCACCACAG aGCAAATTCTACACAACATCAAGCAAGAGTACAAGCGGCTGCAGAAACGGCGACACCTCGACAGTGCTTTCCAGCAGCAGGCGGACGGCTGCTGTCCTCTGGACGCGCAGAACATCCACAGTGGATCTGCACTACCAG GTACGTCCTCAGGTGCCTCGTCTCCCACCAGGAAAGAGCAGCCTTTGTTTTCCCTCAGACAGGTTGGAATGATCTGTGAAAGACTACTGAAAGAGCGAGAGGACAAAGTCCGCGAGGAGTTTGACGAGTTACTGACGACAAAGCTCGCGG AGCAATATGATGCCTTCGTTAAATTTACACACGACCAACTGATGAGAAGGTTCGGAGAACAGCCTGCTAGCT ACGTATCCTGA
- the cnr1 gene encoding cannabinoid receptor 1 isoform X2, with amino-acid sequence MKSVLDGVADTTFRTITSGLQYLGSNDANYDNPANDVDFKGGFSLQKPLSAFRSNSFPDKVPVDEELILKGIPFFPTNATDLFGNRSRDETDSIQCGENFMDMECFMILTPSQQLAVAVMSLTLGTFTVLENLVVLCVILQSRTLRCRPSYHFIGSLAVADLLGSVIFVYSFLDFHVFHRKDSPNVFLFKLGGVTASFTASVGSLFLTAIDRYISIHRPLAYRRIVTRTKAVIAFCMMWTISIVIAVLPLLGWNCKRLNSVCSELFPLIDKNYLMFWIGVTSVLVLFIIYAYMYILWKAHHHTVRMLSRTSQKSLVVYSADGTKVLTTRPEQTRMDIRLAKTLVLILVVLVICWGPVLAIMVYDLFWSMDNDIKTVFAFFSMLCLLNSTVNPIIYALRSKDMRHAFLSSCHACRGSAQQLDNSLESDCQNRHANISANRAAESCVKTTVKIAKVTMSVSTETSAEAV; translated from the coding sequence ATGAAGTCTGTGCTGGATGGTGTGGCTGACACCACCTTCCGGACTATCACATCTGGTTTACAGTATCTCGGCTCCAACGACGCTAACTACGACAACCCCGCCAATGATGTAGACTTCAAGGGCGGCTTCTCTCTGCAGAAGCCCTTATCTGCTTTCCGCAGCAACTCCTTCCCAGACAAAGTACCTGTGGACGAGGAGCTCATCCTCAAGGGCATCCCGTTCTTCCCCACCAATGCCACAGACCTATTTGGCAACAGGAGCAGAGATGAGACTGACAGTATACAATGTGGGGAGAACTTTATGGACATGGAGTGTTTCATGATCCTGACTCCCAGTCAGCAGCTGGCTGTGGCTGTGATGTCTCTGACTCTGGGTACCTTCACGGTGCTGGAGAACCTGGTGGTGCTCTGCGTCATCCTGCAGTCCCGCACCCTCCGCTGCCGTCCGTCCTACCACTTCATTGGCAGCCTGGCAGTGGCTGACCTGCTGGGCAGTGTCATCTTTGTCTACAGCTTTCTGGACTTCCATGTTTTCCACCGGAAGGACAGCCccaatgtttttctcttcaagCTGGGCGGGGTCACGGCATCGTTCACGGCGTCTGTGGGCAGCCTTTTCCTCACGGCCATTGACCGCTACATCTCTATACACCGGCCTCTCGCCTACAGGCGCATCGTGACACGGACCAAGGCTGTCATAGCCTTCTGTATGATGTGGACTATCTCCATTGTCATCGCTGTGCTACCTCTGCTGGGCTGGAACTGTAAACGTCTCAATTCTGTTTGCTCAGAATTATTCCCTCTTattgataagaactacctgatGTTCTGGATCGGTGTAACCAGTGTGCTGGTTCTTTTCATCATCTACGCCTACATGTACATCCTGTGGAAAGCACACCACCACACTGTACGCATGCTGAGCCGAACCTCCCAGAAGAGCCTCGTTGTTTACTCAGCAGATGGGACTAAAGTGTTGACCACACGCCCTGAGCAGACACGCATGGACATCCGCCTGGCCAAGACCCTGGTGCTCATCTTGGTGGTGCTGGTCATATGTTGGGGCCCAGTGCTCGCCATCATGGTCTATGACCTCTTCTGGAGTATGGACAATGACATCAAGACAGTATTTGCATTCTTCAGCATGCTCTGCCTGCTCAACTCCACCGTCAACCCAATCATCTACGCCCTGAGGAGCAAGGACATGCGGCATGCCTTCCTCAGCTCCTGCCACGCCTGCAGGGGCAGTGCCCAGCAGTTGGACAATAGCCTGGAGTCAGACTGCCAGAACAGACACGCCAACATTTCTGCCAACAGGGCTGCAGAGAGCTGCGTGAAGACCACTGTGAAAATAGCCAAAGTAACAATGTCTGTGTCAACTGAAACCTCTGCAGAAGCTGTCTAA
- the cnr1 gene encoding cannabinoid receptor 1 isoform X1 yields the protein MFSTAVLLSDTAMKSVLDGVADTTFRTITSGLQYLGSNDANYDNPANDVDFKGGFSLQKPLSAFRSNSFPDKVPVDEELILKGIPFFPTNATDLFGNRSRDETDSIQCGENFMDMECFMILTPSQQLAVAVMSLTLGTFTVLENLVVLCVILQSRTLRCRPSYHFIGSLAVADLLGSVIFVYSFLDFHVFHRKDSPNVFLFKLGGVTASFTASVGSLFLTAIDRYISIHRPLAYRRIVTRTKAVIAFCMMWTISIVIAVLPLLGWNCKRLNSVCSELFPLIDKNYLMFWIGVTSVLVLFIIYAYMYILWKAHHHTVRMLSRTSQKSLVVYSADGTKVLTTRPEQTRMDIRLAKTLVLILVVLVICWGPVLAIMVYDLFWSMDNDIKTVFAFFSMLCLLNSTVNPIIYALRSKDMRHAFLSSCHACRGSAQQLDNSLESDCQNRHANISANRAAESCVKTTVKIAKVTMSVSTETSAEAV from the exons AT GTTTTCCACTGCAGTATTACTCTCAGACACAGCCATGAAGTCTGTGCTGGATGGTGTGGCTGACACCACCTTCCGGACTATCACATCTGGTTTACAGTATCTCGGCTCCAACGACGCTAACTACGACAACCCCGCCAATGATGTAGACTTCAAGGGCGGCTTCTCTCTGCAGAAGCCCTTATCTGCTTTCCGCAGCAACTCCTTCCCAGACAAAGTACCTGTGGACGAGGAGCTCATCCTCAAGGGCATCCCGTTCTTCCCCACCAATGCCACAGACCTATTTGGCAACAGGAGCAGAGATGAGACTGACAGTATACAATGTGGGGAGAACTTTATGGACATGGAGTGTTTCATGATCCTGACTCCCAGTCAGCAGCTGGCTGTGGCTGTGATGTCTCTGACTCTGGGTACCTTCACGGTGCTGGAGAACCTGGTGGTGCTCTGCGTCATCCTGCAGTCCCGCACCCTCCGCTGCCGTCCGTCCTACCACTTCATTGGCAGCCTGGCAGTGGCTGACCTGCTGGGCAGTGTCATCTTTGTCTACAGCTTTCTGGACTTCCATGTTTTCCACCGGAAGGACAGCCccaatgtttttctcttcaagCTGGGCGGGGTCACGGCATCGTTCACGGCGTCTGTGGGCAGCCTTTTCCTCACGGCCATTGACCGCTACATCTCTATACACCGGCCTCTCGCCTACAGGCGCATCGTGACACGGACCAAGGCTGTCATAGCCTTCTGTATGATGTGGACTATCTCCATTGTCATCGCTGTGCTACCTCTGCTGGGCTGGAACTGTAAACGTCTCAATTCTGTTTGCTCAGAATTATTCCCTCTTattgataagaactacctgatGTTCTGGATCGGTGTAACCAGTGTGCTGGTTCTTTTCATCATCTACGCCTACATGTACATCCTGTGGAAAGCACACCACCACACTGTACGCATGCTGAGCCGAACCTCCCAGAAGAGCCTCGTTGTTTACTCAGCAGATGGGACTAAAGTGTTGACCACACGCCCTGAGCAGACACGCATGGACATCCGCCTGGCCAAGACCCTGGTGCTCATCTTGGTGGTGCTGGTCATATGTTGGGGCCCAGTGCTCGCCATCATGGTCTATGACCTCTTCTGGAGTATGGACAATGACATCAAGACAGTATTTGCATTCTTCAGCATGCTCTGCCTGCTCAACTCCACCGTCAACCCAATCATCTACGCCCTGAGGAGCAAGGACATGCGGCATGCCTTCCTCAGCTCCTGCCACGCCTGCAGGGGCAGTGCCCAGCAGTTGGACAATAGCCTGGAGTCAGACTGCCAGAACAGACACGCCAACATTTCTGCCAACAGGGCTGCAGAGAGCTGCGTGAAGACCACTGTGAAAATAGCCAAAGTAACAATGTCTGTGTCAACTGAAACCTCTGCAGAAGCTGTCTAA